The genomic DNA CTGAGCGCTGCAGGTTTCTCAGGTCCATCCTGTGGTTTTCCAACACAAACTAGCTGCTGAAACAAGGTTAGAAATGTGTCATTTAGCTGCATGTAGGGCCAAAGCTGCTGAACGTGCTGAAGCGCAGCCCGCTCTGGTCTGTGGTGACAGGCAGGATTTAGAGACATAACTCAGTACAAAATCACAAAATATGTTTAATGCAGCTGAAAATGTTTCTtaacaacagcagcaacagcGACTTGTATGATATAATTATTGTTTGGGTTTTGATGCGTCAGGATTTACAATAAAATTGAAGACATTTATAAAAATAACCATAAAAGAAATTCAACAATGACAaaattgatcatttaataaattAAAGTGATGATGGGTATTTTCCATGGTGATAGAGGGCCTTACATACCTAAATAATTGCAAGagatatttttgtgttcaagttagACCGTACCAGTGTGAAAATCCCTGGTAGCGTAACCTTCAAACAAGTACTTTGTgtgatcgttcaacctccagcaaaatgacaaacacatcagcCACCTTTTCACCACTGGCAACAAGCCAAGACGTAAATGTGTAACAACGTTTCTGAATGCAGAAAGttgttacaaatcaataaatgtgTTTTGCCATCATGGGCTCCTGCATAAGCAAACATGACATCCAACATGGCGTCACCCAGAAACCTatggcacttacacactagcaccgGCTCTACTCTGTCTGGACCCGGTTTGGGGTGTTCTCATTTAGGTAGCCTTGAATTTTCCCGCACGCAACATCTCTTCAGCCCTCTTCCTGAGGCGttatttggaatcgtaggatgtaTCGTAGGCTttcctcgcctctgattggctggaatggCTCTCCTAAGATTGTTTTTATCATGTGTCACTGCTGTTAgaagcgcacgcgcacacacacacacacagtgctgacaggctgccagacacagcaaagACGGATGCAACATCAGAGTCAGagattctccaaaagcaagactgctcagggAAATTTTGTTGAATAATGGAGACACAGTGGACTTCTCTGCGCTCTTTTGCCCTGCCCACGTACTTGGAGATGTgctcatgacatcactgatatctGATATCTATTTTTAACACCAATTTTGGAGACCACCCATGTGCTCAATAATGTCTGCATTCCTAAGGCAATGTGGAACGACCACGGCCAGTCTGGGGCGGGCGGCGTAGagtggagtggagccgatgctagagTGTAAGCGGCATAAGACCTGTACTGATGTATTTTAAACctggtttttatggttatatgttatgacgcCACTAATATTTTTAACAATTGGGCATCGTTTAATtcatttcaacaacattttgatggatatttccagagattaatgataagGACTACATATTAGAGCCCTGCAGGAGCCTAaattctgagcccgtgtccggcctggcccgaggggtcggagccccagcccgacccggtccgaaaaggttttcaggattctctggcccgacccgagcccgacttttttaaaaaacttttcataatgttttagcgtgatagaatgctcagcattctactTATCTGTGAGAagtgttctgcagtaaaaaaaaaaaaaaaaaagaaaagaaaaaaaaacaggatcaatgcagctttttttctaacagagcgtatttttcgagtggcagatgaaatttacaaacactatattaattggatgcgtttgtaaatttaatctgctctgaaaatgcgctcttgtgcaattagaaaaaaaagcagcattctaattttctaactgcagagcgcatttctagagcggcagattaaataaacgcccccaattaataaagcgtttgtaaatttaatctgccgctctgaaaatgcgctctttaGTTAGAAAAACCCCCAGCAATGAAAGCTGTATTTtatttaactgcagagcgaatttgttcacagaaaaatagaatgctgccgttttcatgagaataaacgaatggtttctgacacatcaaagtggacataaaatggcatattagaataggggtacatgtttcaatcagcagtttgagaatttgtttatataggcgcatttataaaccacacacaccttaactgagctaacggtgcgtgagaagcaggcaggtgctgctgcgttcaagtgtttcagttttttttaatgaattcgattaaaaataaaggcgcccggcccggcccgtgtccgaggtaattacacagtcgttggcccgaagctcggccctcgggccgggccgacctgagggcctagggctccagtgcagggctctactacatATTGTCACTTTAAATATCTTTTTCAACatcaccttccttccaacatgattgagacagtagttttgtgattatttcactgtgagATTCTTActcattgcagctttaaataatttatttcccGCTTAATATTAATGAGGGTTTGAAGGAGTGCCGTTTCTTTActtgcacaaatcacaaactcCCAAACTTTTACAGAAATGTCTTTGAATCATAAGGCCCAGAACATTTTCAACGACCAAAAATCTATAATTCCTATTTTCATGACGGAAATTTGaatttaaaattatttatttatttatttttgctgtatCAAGGGTAGTGAACGACCATCAGATTGACTATAAAGCTGCAGGACTTGGGAATGTGAATTTTACATATTTGTTTTTCAGTCTAATTTCTTGTTTCTGGCTCATagtcacattttttttcatttcatGAGTCGGGTAAAAAAAACACCAAAGCACATTTAGATCTCATAAAGAAttgatcagtaacacacacacatacacacacacacatacacacacacacacacacacacatacacacacacatacacacacacacacacacacacacacatacacacacacacacacacacacacacacacacacacacacacacacaaacacacacacacacacacacacacacacacacacacacacacacacacacacacacacacacacacacacaaacacacacacacacacacacacacacacacacacacacacacacacatacacacacacacacacacacacacacacatacacacacacacacacacacacacacacacacacacacacacacacacacaccaacacacacacacacacacacacacacacacacacacacacacacacacacacacacacacacaccaaatccaCTCCCATTAATTTAGCCTTGTTGTCCTCTCGGGACTTTATTAGGAGTCTAAAAGACGATTATTATCACTCGCTTAACAAAAGGACGAGAACATCACCAGCTGTGGTTCAATCAGCACATGtgcagcacacaaacacacacatattgaTGCAGACCCTGTGCTGAAAGTACGCTAAAGCCATAAAATCAGAAGGTTTTTTGAATGCCCAGCTGATGTGTTAGAAAGGCTGAGCTCAGCATTCAGACAGAAAAAAAGAGTAAAAACGTCACAGCATCAGAACAAATCATATCAAAACCAACAAGAATTCCCACCTTCTGCAGGAAAAGGACTTGGAGTTACGGGCTGCATAAATAAACATGATAAACAATCCCCAAGAAGAGGAGTCCATAAACCGTCAGGATCGTTAACTCTCTTGAACGATCCTGCAAAAACCATCAGCTGAAAAGCACTCCAAATGTGGGACTCACTCTAAAATACTGGCATTTTAATAATTAGAAGCCTTAGTGCATGTGAAATCTCCCAAATATTCATTTAATTCTATATGAGGGTATTTACGTGAGTTACTGGTTGAGAGCATCTGCTGGGTTGACTGGCCGGTCAAAGCTGCCATCATTAACAGCTAAATCGTCCCTCTGAAACCATTTGTTCCAGTGTGTCTTAATGCAGGCAGATGTGGTTGTTTTTTTAATCAGCTGACGCAGCTGGTAAACTgggagtgtctgtgtgtgtccatcaaGCGTACTGGCAAAACAAAGAGACAACAGCAGATTTGCTGCAGTCAAACAAGGACAAACACACTGAGATAATAGATTTGGCGAGCAATCACAGAAAAAATCCTTCAGTCTGGATCCTCTTTGCTGCGGTGACCTTTGAATCAttttaatgtaccatctaacaacaTCGTATGTGTTTTATGGATTCTGGTGTCACACTAGCATCTTTACGTGGAGGATGTTTCTCTCGGATCaggcaggaagcaggaagtgtcTGCTCTGCTGGGAAACTCTAATAAGCTGCCTGGTAAGGACAGGAAGGATTAGGGGACCAAAAATAACTCACTTCTCTTTCTGTActaactgctgtgtgtgtgtgtgtgtgtgtgtgtgtgtgtgtgtgtgtgtgtgtgtgtgtgtgtgtgtgtgtgtgtgtgtgtgtgtgtgtgtgtgcagtggcggttctacatgaaattactccctgggcgaggccccctttgagcgccccaccCCCCCCAACCACGACCCcacccgcacgcacacacgcatgttttctacaaacaggcatgttttagtagaatgactattgaacatttatttttcagccagaggtgaattccccgccgcacccctccccttcctcttcttcaaacACGCACGGAGCACCTGAACCCTCAGTCaactcagcaggagcgcctgcagctacagggggcgccaacttgctgtttccaatccagacactgtcatatgacagataatagaaaacctcggtgcggcgcacatttctttcttttttattttttatttttactcagcttgcttgtgcgccccttttgtgtcatgaaaaaatgccgccccgggcaactgccctgtctgcccgtgccatggcctaaaaccgctactgtgtgcgtgtgtgtgtgtgagccaccATCTTTCAGCTGTAAGATTTGTGGCAGGTTTGTCTTCTCTCACGGTGTTATTCTCTCGTGTTCCTGTCATAGATTATCTTTGCAGCCCAGATGAGAACATTTACAGCATCGACTTCACACGGTTCAAGATCAGAGACATGGAGACGGCAACAGTGCTGTTTGAAATCACTAAACCTCCGTCCACAGGTGAGACGCTGCAGGGCTGTGGATTTGTGTCATTCACTGACAGAAAACACATTGAAAGAAGCTTCGTCATCAGACGGTCAAGGCTGCAGATTTTTGGATAGTAAGAcaatcaaaataaagaataagtaTACTGGTAGTTGATTTTTCTTTTAGCCACCACAAGGGGGAGCTGCAGCCCCTCTCCTCTTCCTGTGCCAAGGTGCACAGAGCTAAAACAGTCTAACCCACCTGCAGAAACCCACTCATTTTCTAAACTGTTTCCCCAGTAGGGAACTCTGGGACACCCTTGACAgggtgccagtccatcacagggacacagaaaGACAATTAACTATGCAAACACACACTAGAGTCTTCAGGCGGTTAGATATGCATGTGTTTGACCTGTGGGAGTGAATCGGAGAACCCTGAGTAAACTGACACATGTAAGGAGAGGACATGCTAACTGAACACAGACACCTAGCAGAAACTGCCTTTCAATGTAAAACTTCTCTGAAAACACTTCAAGTTCTGCTGaaatatttgttcaaatattttaaATACACAAAAATGTGACGATAAGCTGACACGCTTTAATTACATTACTTTAAGGAAATATGTATAATTTGCAGTTTCAGAtaagttttactgtttttttcactttctattgGGACAATAATGAGCTAATAGCACTAACAGCAgattattattacattattacATAGCCTAAAAGAGCCCTTTTAAAATAGAAAACATCAACATTTAGTAAAAACTAAAGGAATAATTTTTGATATATGTATGGATACGATGTCACGGGTGTCACGTTCAGATTAGGAGTAGCACCCAATATGCAGAACACCAGACGACGTGAGGCAGGAGTAATTGGAAAAAAGGGTAGAATCCTTTATTTGGAAGCCTTTATCCAAAAAGACGGACAGGAAGTCAAGCCAGATATCCAGAAAGCAGGAACAAGTTCAGGAGTCACAAAAACAGGCAGGAGTCTCAGATTTTACACGCGGGAACAAAacacgctgacaacaacaatggaccgacaagacactgagacaagacaaggTTTTTATAAAcagagaggagcaattagggaaacaggcagcaggtgtgtggagtgagggctggagggaaaacaggtgaatacaattatctaaatggggaacagaaccagaggagggcagataaacttaaaactataaaaacacaaaacgaaacctaaagactgagggccaaaaataaacaactaataactaagaCGGATAAGGAGGACTAAATAAAGattaggaatggggaatgatagaaagacacctgagggaagtctacagatggctggggataataatgggacacaagaggaaaacctggagtgggaactggaggggctggggaacaaagggacacagaacatgacaatgagaTTGTCAAACTTGAATATAAATGACTCAATAGGCATTTTTTAAAGATGCTTGAAATGGGCTGTGACTCCAGTGTCACCACGGGTCCTTAAGGGATTGTTTTGGTGATTAGATGAAAGTTAACAGTAAACTGATGTGTGGATTATTTTTGATCTTCTGGATCTCATTTGCTTCCAGTAAAGTAAAAACACTTTATTCCTTCCTGTAAACTGGTTTCCAATTTAGATAAAACAGGGGAGAAGCGTGACATCGACCCAAATGCCGGGCGTTTTGTTCGTTACCAGTTCACTCCTGCTTTCCTTCGACTGCGACAAGTTGGAGCCACGTGAGTTAAAAACAAACTGTGATTACTCTTACCAGCAGAATAAACAGTTTTAAAtccctttttttttgttcgtGTTCTTTCAGCGTTGAGTTCACAGTCGGAGACATGCCGATAGAGAACTTCAGGATGATCGAGAGACATTACTTCAGAGAGAAGTTGCTCAAAAGTTTTGACTTTGAGTTTGGCTTCTGCATGCCCAGCAGCAAGAACACGTGTGAACACATCTACGAATTCCCGCCTCTGTCAGAAGACACTAGTGAGTCTTTACGCACGATTAATAGCATAAGCCTCACAATTCTTCTGTTAGATTGGAAGAACTACACAGGGCCACTGAGCAGCTGGGCTTAGtttacagaagaaaaagtagaaaTGTTAAAGATGTTCTGTAGTTTTCTGCAGAAGCTGTCCACAAGATTCCTTCACAGCAGGTGAATTTCAGCTGCAGATCATCTCTGCAAGTAAGAACATGAAGCAGGCTTCCTCTCAAGTGCACAAGAGAGGATGCAAAGAGCACAGGATAAAAATTGTTGTTATTTAACAGAAACTAAACTTTTATAGCTTGCCTCGTTTACTGACCTTCAGATCTGCCACATCAGCCATCACTATGGTCTAAGCTGGTTTTATCTACCATAGCCAGTATTTTTGATGtttctgctctgcactgcccTTGAGCTAAGACTTGGCCACTCACAAGCTAAAAAAAAACCCCATCCTCCTTCCTTTCAAtcaatcaaaacattatttataTAGCCAAGAGCATGCAAGGCAATGCAGTGCGCGTCACAACAAATTATTACACATGAATAAGCTATAGAGCTTAAAAACCTGTAAACCCCAATATAAATTAAAATCACATTCATACATATCAGTCCGTATATGTCCAGACATCCaatcatacatacacacatacacaaacagagcgccgtttcaaggcatttggggTCCAAGGCAAGATGGACTTTGGTACAGTGCATAATACTCGCATAATACTGCAAGTATGGTAATATCTACAATTGCAACTAACCCTACACCACACAATGTGTGCTGGCTGGCCAGCGGGGGTGGATCTTTCTCCTAGTGAACAAGGTGAAGAAAATATCCTCCAGCCTGCCGGTTTTTCTTCTGTTTGCTTCCACAactaagtggtgtgtgtgtgtgtgtgtgtgtgtgtgtgtgtgtgtgtgtgtgtgtgtgtgttaacggcTCATTTTCCAATGGAAAAACTGCGAGAGCATGTGGGGAAGTGGGAATTGAGCGTGGGCGCTGTCACTGCCTCAGAGATGCTCTCTTAGTCCTACAGGGGGCGCCCCCATAGGCACATTTCTCATAtaggaagtgtgggtggagtaatactctgcacAGTGGGTGACTTGTACTTTAAGGCTTTAAAATGCTTAAAATTTTAAGATTTTTAAAAGTAGCTACATATTTTACTTAAATGTAAACATCAGATTTTTACTTTTTAGTGGTCCTGATACAAGTTAGAGGATCCAGTGCTCtaacagtggtgtgtgtgtgtgtgtgtgtgtgtgtgtgtgttctcagtcAGAGAGATGGTCCTTCACCCGTACGAGACACAGTCG from Nothobranchius furzeri strain GRZ-AD chromosome 10, NfurGRZ-RIMD1, whole genome shotgun sequence includes the following:
- the unc119a2 gene encoding protein unc-119 homolog B encodes the protein MSYSCTSRGNSQDPSSAKQSVGTNPAQTGDSGTDSTGNGSPKQTEAMKVKKGCNSSEVVGVPVTTEEELLTRTAISPEDVLGLQKITENYLCSPDENIYSIDFTRFKIRDMETATVLFEITKPPSTDKTGEKRDIDPNAGRFVRYQFTPAFLRLRQVGATVEFTVGDMPIENFRMIERHYFREKLLKSFDFEFGFCMPSSKNTCEHIYEFPPLSEDTIREMVLHPYETQSDSFYFVDNKLVMHNKADYSYNGGT